A single region of the Glycine max cultivar Williams 82 chromosome 20, Glycine_max_v4.0, whole genome shotgun sequence genome encodes:
- the LOC100808255 gene encoding RNA polymerase II-associated protein 3 isoform X6, translating into MDWEFSRKDKARPQKENASSSRITGSVGVEKASKGDTISFDNARNSPGQYDLSRINHLHSSFVPEDVPDAASEKDLGNEFFKQKKFKEARDCYSRSIALSPTAVAYANRAMANIKLRRFQEAEDDCTEALNLDDRYIKAYSRRATARKELGKIKESMDDAEFALRLEPNNQEIKKQYADAKSFYEKDILQKASGVLRSTVQGTQKVGKSEEKVNGDSIHPISRSTQKSGLAEVHHHKKDNKRQILVKESLLTEDVDGREIKARSWPQSQGDDGSKGGLSASNSLEQRNHRITKPEMKASVQQLASRAASRAMSEAAKNVTPPTTAYQFEVSWRAFSGDLALQARLLKAISPHELPKIFKNALSSTILIEIIKCLASLFTEDMDLVVSYLEHLTKTYARSGMKCSAVRQHQ; encoded by the exons ATG gattgggaattttctagAAAGGATAAAGCACGACCACAAAAGGAAAAT GCTTCATCTTCTCGAATTACGGGATCTGTGGGTGTGGAGAAGGCATCAAAAGGAGATACCATTTCTTTTGATAATGCAAGAAATTCTCCAGGACAGTATGATTTATCAAGAATTAATCATTTGCATAGTAGTTTTGTTCCTGAAGATGTTCCTGATGCTGCTTCCGAGAAAGACCTG GGTAACGAGTTTTTCAAGCAGAAAAAGTTTAAGGAAGCTAGAGACTGCTATTCAAGGAGCATTGCCTTATCACCAACAGCTGTAGCATATGCAAATAGGGCAATGGCCAATATCAAGCTCAGAAG ATTCCAAGAGGCTGAGGATGACTGCACAGAGGCCTTAAATCTTGATGATCGTTACATAAAAGCATACTCACGAAGAGCAACAGCTAGAAAAGAACttggaaaaattaaagaatcaatGGACG ATGCTGAATTTGCCTTGAGGTTGGAACCAAACAATCAAGAAATCAAGAAACAGTATGCTGATGCTAAGTCTTTCTATGAGAAA GATATTCTTCAGAAAGCATCAGGGGTTCTGAGAAGCACTGTACAGGGAACTCAAAAAGTGGGAAAGTCAGAGGAAAAAGTTAATGGAGACAGCATCCACCCCATTTCACGTAGTACTCAAAAGTCTGGACTAGCTGAAGTTCATCATCATAAAAAG gataATAAACGGCAAATACTTGTTAAAGAATCACTCTTAACAGAGGATGTTGATGGCAGAGAAATAAAAGCCAGAAGCTGGCCTCAATCACAAGGAGATGATGGTTCTAAGGGAGGTTTGAGTGCAAGCAACAGTTTGGAGCAG agaaATCACAGAATTACCAAGCCAGAAATGAAAGCTTCTGTTCAACAGCTTGCTTCTCGCGCTGCTTCTAGAGCCATGTCTGAAGCTGCCAAAAACGTAACACCTCCAACTACAGCTTATCAGTTTGAGGTCTCCTGGAGAGCATTTTCAGGTGATCTTGCTCTGCAGGCTCGTCTATTAAAG GCTATATCTCCCCATGAATTGCCGAAAATATTCAAAAATGCCTTGTCTTCTACCATACTAATTGAGATCATCAAGTGTCTTGCATCTCTTTTCAC TGAGGACATGGATCTGGTTGTCAGTTATTTGGAGCATTTGACCAAG ACATACGCAAGATCTGGGATGAAGTGTTCAGCGGTGAGGCAACACCAATAG
- the LOC100808255 gene encoding RNA polymerase II-associated protein 3 isoform X7, giving the protein MDFHGFLNDLQDWEFSRKDKARPQKENASSSRITGSVGVEKASKGDTISFDNARNSPGQYDLSRINHLHSSFVPEDVPDAASEKDLGNEFFKQKKFKEARDCYSRSIALSPTAVAYANRAMANIKLRRFQEAEDDCTEALNLDDRYIKAYSRRATARKELGKIKESMDDAEFALRLEPNNQEIKKQYADAKSFYEKDILQKASGVLRSTVQGTQKVGKSEEKVNGDSIHPISRSTQKSGLAEVHHHKKDNKRQILVKESLLTEDVDGREIKARSWPQSQGDDGSKGGLSASNSLEQRNHRITKPEMKASVQQLASRAASRAMSEAAKNVTPPTTAYQFEVSWRAFSGDLALQARLLKAISPHELPKIFKNALSSTILIEIIKCLASLFTEDMDLVVSYLEHLTKVCQSD; this is encoded by the exons ATG GATTTCCATGGATTCCTAAACGACTTGcaggattgggaattttctagAAAGGATAAAGCACGACCACAAAAGGAAAAT GCTTCATCTTCTCGAATTACGGGATCTGTGGGTGTGGAGAAGGCATCAAAAGGAGATACCATTTCTTTTGATAATGCAAGAAATTCTCCAGGACAGTATGATTTATCAAGAATTAATCATTTGCATAGTAGTTTTGTTCCTGAAGATGTTCCTGATGCTGCTTCCGAGAAAGACCTG GGTAACGAGTTTTTCAAGCAGAAAAAGTTTAAGGAAGCTAGAGACTGCTATTCAAGGAGCATTGCCTTATCACCAACAGCTGTAGCATATGCAAATAGGGCAATGGCCAATATCAAGCTCAGAAG ATTCCAAGAGGCTGAGGATGACTGCACAGAGGCCTTAAATCTTGATGATCGTTACATAAAAGCATACTCACGAAGAGCAACAGCTAGAAAAGAACttggaaaaattaaagaatcaatGGACG ATGCTGAATTTGCCTTGAGGTTGGAACCAAACAATCAAGAAATCAAGAAACAGTATGCTGATGCTAAGTCTTTCTATGAGAAA GATATTCTTCAGAAAGCATCAGGGGTTCTGAGAAGCACTGTACAGGGAACTCAAAAAGTGGGAAAGTCAGAGGAAAAAGTTAATGGAGACAGCATCCACCCCATTTCACGTAGTACTCAAAAGTCTGGACTAGCTGAAGTTCATCATCATAAAAAG gataATAAACGGCAAATACTTGTTAAAGAATCACTCTTAACAGAGGATGTTGATGGCAGAGAAATAAAAGCCAGAAGCTGGCCTCAATCACAAGGAGATGATGGTTCTAAGGGAGGTTTGAGTGCAAGCAACAGTTTGGAGCAG agaaATCACAGAATTACCAAGCCAGAAATGAAAGCTTCTGTTCAACAGCTTGCTTCTCGCGCTGCTTCTAGAGCCATGTCTGAAGCTGCCAAAAACGTAACACCTCCAACTACAGCTTATCAGTTTGAGGTCTCCTGGAGAGCATTTTCAGGTGATCTTGCTCTGCAGGCTCGTCTATTAAAG GCTATATCTCCCCATGAATTGCCGAAAATATTCAAAAATGCCTTGTCTTCTACCATACTAATTGAGATCATCAAGTGTCTTGCATCTCTTTTCAC TGAGGACATGGATCTGGTTGTCAGTTATTTGGAGCATTTGACCAAG GTTTGTCAATCTGATTGA
- the LOC100808255 gene encoding RNA polymerase II-associated protein 3 isoform X5, producing MDFHGFLNDLQDWEFSRKDKARPQKENASSSRITGSVGVEKASKGDTISFDNARNSPGQYDLSRINHLHSSFVPEDVPDAASEKDLGNEFFKQKKFKEARDCYSRSIALSPTAVAYANRAMANIKLRRFQEAEDDCTEALNLDDRYIKAYSRRATARKELGKIKESMDDAEFALRLEPNNQEIKKQYADAKSFYEKDILQKASGVLRSTVQGTQKVGKSEEKVNGDSIHPISRSTQKSGLAEVHHHKKDNKRQILVKESLLTEDVDGREIKARSWPQSQGDDGSKGGLSASNSLEQRNHRITKPEMKASVQQLASRAASRAMSEAAKNVTPPTTAYQFEVSWRAFSGDLALQARLLKAISPHELPKIFKNALSSTILIEIIKCLASLFTEDMDLVVSYLEHLTKTYARSGMKCSAVRQHQ from the exons ATG GATTTCCATGGATTCCTAAACGACTTGcaggattgggaattttctagAAAGGATAAAGCACGACCACAAAAGGAAAAT GCTTCATCTTCTCGAATTACGGGATCTGTGGGTGTGGAGAAGGCATCAAAAGGAGATACCATTTCTTTTGATAATGCAAGAAATTCTCCAGGACAGTATGATTTATCAAGAATTAATCATTTGCATAGTAGTTTTGTTCCTGAAGATGTTCCTGATGCTGCTTCCGAGAAAGACCTG GGTAACGAGTTTTTCAAGCAGAAAAAGTTTAAGGAAGCTAGAGACTGCTATTCAAGGAGCATTGCCTTATCACCAACAGCTGTAGCATATGCAAATAGGGCAATGGCCAATATCAAGCTCAGAAG ATTCCAAGAGGCTGAGGATGACTGCACAGAGGCCTTAAATCTTGATGATCGTTACATAAAAGCATACTCACGAAGAGCAACAGCTAGAAAAGAACttggaaaaattaaagaatcaatGGACG ATGCTGAATTTGCCTTGAGGTTGGAACCAAACAATCAAGAAATCAAGAAACAGTATGCTGATGCTAAGTCTTTCTATGAGAAA GATATTCTTCAGAAAGCATCAGGGGTTCTGAGAAGCACTGTACAGGGAACTCAAAAAGTGGGAAAGTCAGAGGAAAAAGTTAATGGAGACAGCATCCACCCCATTTCACGTAGTACTCAAAAGTCTGGACTAGCTGAAGTTCATCATCATAAAAAG gataATAAACGGCAAATACTTGTTAAAGAATCACTCTTAACAGAGGATGTTGATGGCAGAGAAATAAAAGCCAGAAGCTGGCCTCAATCACAAGGAGATGATGGTTCTAAGGGAGGTTTGAGTGCAAGCAACAGTTTGGAGCAG agaaATCACAGAATTACCAAGCCAGAAATGAAAGCTTCTGTTCAACAGCTTGCTTCTCGCGCTGCTTCTAGAGCCATGTCTGAAGCTGCCAAAAACGTAACACCTCCAACTACAGCTTATCAGTTTGAGGTCTCCTGGAGAGCATTTTCAGGTGATCTTGCTCTGCAGGCTCGTCTATTAAAG GCTATATCTCCCCATGAATTGCCGAAAATATTCAAAAATGCCTTGTCTTCTACCATACTAATTGAGATCATCAAGTGTCTTGCATCTCTTTTCAC TGAGGACATGGATCTGGTTGTCAGTTATTTGGAGCATTTGACCAAG ACATACGCAAGATCTGGGATGAAGTGTTCAGCGGTGAGGCAACACCAATAG
- the LOC100808255 gene encoding RNA polymerase II-associated protein 3 isoform X1, whose translation MDFHGFLNDLQDWEFSRKDKARPQKENASSSRITGSVGVEKASKGDTISFDNARNSPGQYDLSRINHLHSSFVPEDVPDAASEKDLGNEFFKQKKFKEARDCYSRSIALSPTAVAYANRAMANIKLRRFQEAEDDCTEALNLDDRYIKAYSRRATARKELGKIKESMDDAEFALRLEPNNQEIKKQYADAKSFYEKDILQKASGVLRSTVQGTQKVGKSEEKVNGDSIHPISRSTQKSGLAEVHHHKKDNKRQILVKESLLTEDVDGREIKARSWPQSQGDDGSKGGLSASNSLEQRNHRITKPEMKASVQQLASRAASRAMSEAAKNVTPPTTAYQFEVSWRAFSGDLALQARLLKAISPHELPKIFKNALSSTILIEIIKCLASLFTEDMDLVVSYLEHLTKVPRFDVIVMCLSSTNKDDIRKIWDEVFSGEATPIEYAEILDNLQSKFGLGQ comes from the exons ATG GATTTCCATGGATTCCTAAACGACTTGcaggattgggaattttctagAAAGGATAAAGCACGACCACAAAAGGAAAAT GCTTCATCTTCTCGAATTACGGGATCTGTGGGTGTGGAGAAGGCATCAAAAGGAGATACCATTTCTTTTGATAATGCAAGAAATTCTCCAGGACAGTATGATTTATCAAGAATTAATCATTTGCATAGTAGTTTTGTTCCTGAAGATGTTCCTGATGCTGCTTCCGAGAAAGACCTG GGTAACGAGTTTTTCAAGCAGAAAAAGTTTAAGGAAGCTAGAGACTGCTATTCAAGGAGCATTGCCTTATCACCAACAGCTGTAGCATATGCAAATAGGGCAATGGCCAATATCAAGCTCAGAAG ATTCCAAGAGGCTGAGGATGACTGCACAGAGGCCTTAAATCTTGATGATCGTTACATAAAAGCATACTCACGAAGAGCAACAGCTAGAAAAGAACttggaaaaattaaagaatcaatGGACG ATGCTGAATTTGCCTTGAGGTTGGAACCAAACAATCAAGAAATCAAGAAACAGTATGCTGATGCTAAGTCTTTCTATGAGAAA GATATTCTTCAGAAAGCATCAGGGGTTCTGAGAAGCACTGTACAGGGAACTCAAAAAGTGGGAAAGTCAGAGGAAAAAGTTAATGGAGACAGCATCCACCCCATTTCACGTAGTACTCAAAAGTCTGGACTAGCTGAAGTTCATCATCATAAAAAG gataATAAACGGCAAATACTTGTTAAAGAATCACTCTTAACAGAGGATGTTGATGGCAGAGAAATAAAAGCCAGAAGCTGGCCTCAATCACAAGGAGATGATGGTTCTAAGGGAGGTTTGAGTGCAAGCAACAGTTTGGAGCAG agaaATCACAGAATTACCAAGCCAGAAATGAAAGCTTCTGTTCAACAGCTTGCTTCTCGCGCTGCTTCTAGAGCCATGTCTGAAGCTGCCAAAAACGTAACACCTCCAACTACAGCTTATCAGTTTGAGGTCTCCTGGAGAGCATTTTCAGGTGATCTTGCTCTGCAGGCTCGTCTATTAAAG GCTATATCTCCCCATGAATTGCCGAAAATATTCAAAAATGCCTTGTCTTCTACCATACTAATTGAGATCATCAAGTGTCTTGCATCTCTTTTCAC TGAGGACATGGATCTGGTTGTCAGTTATTTGGAGCATTTGACCAAGGTACCAAGATTTGATGTGATTGTAATGTGCCTTTCATCAACAAATAAGGATG ACATACGCAAGATCTGGGATGAAGTGTTCAGCGGTGAGGCAACACCAATAGAGTATGCAGAGATTCTGGACAACCTTCAATCAAAGTTCGGCCTTGGACAGTGA
- the LOC100808255 gene encoding RNA polymerase II-associated protein 3 isoform X2, translating to MDWEFSRKDKARPQKENASSSRITGSVGVEKASKGDTISFDNARNSPGQYDLSRINHLHSSFVPEDVPDAASEKDLGNEFFKQKKFKEARDCYSRSIALSPTAVAYANRAMANIKLRRFQEAEDDCTEALNLDDRYIKAYSRRATARKELGKIKESMDDAEFALRLEPNNQEIKKQYADAKSFYEKDILQKASGVLRSTVQGTQKVGKSEEKVNGDSIHPISRSTQKSGLAEVHHHKKDNKRQILVKESLLTEDVDGREIKARSWPQSQGDDGSKGGLSASNSLEQRNHRITKPEMKASVQQLASRAASRAMSEAAKNVTPPTTAYQFEVSWRAFSGDLALQARLLKAISPHELPKIFKNALSSTILIEIIKCLASLFTEDMDLVVSYLEHLTKVPRFDVIVMCLSSTNKDDIRKIWDEVFSGEATPIEYAEILDNLQSKFGLGQ from the exons ATG gattgggaattttctagAAAGGATAAAGCACGACCACAAAAGGAAAAT GCTTCATCTTCTCGAATTACGGGATCTGTGGGTGTGGAGAAGGCATCAAAAGGAGATACCATTTCTTTTGATAATGCAAGAAATTCTCCAGGACAGTATGATTTATCAAGAATTAATCATTTGCATAGTAGTTTTGTTCCTGAAGATGTTCCTGATGCTGCTTCCGAGAAAGACCTG GGTAACGAGTTTTTCAAGCAGAAAAAGTTTAAGGAAGCTAGAGACTGCTATTCAAGGAGCATTGCCTTATCACCAACAGCTGTAGCATATGCAAATAGGGCAATGGCCAATATCAAGCTCAGAAG ATTCCAAGAGGCTGAGGATGACTGCACAGAGGCCTTAAATCTTGATGATCGTTACATAAAAGCATACTCACGAAGAGCAACAGCTAGAAAAGAACttggaaaaattaaagaatcaatGGACG ATGCTGAATTTGCCTTGAGGTTGGAACCAAACAATCAAGAAATCAAGAAACAGTATGCTGATGCTAAGTCTTTCTATGAGAAA GATATTCTTCAGAAAGCATCAGGGGTTCTGAGAAGCACTGTACAGGGAACTCAAAAAGTGGGAAAGTCAGAGGAAAAAGTTAATGGAGACAGCATCCACCCCATTTCACGTAGTACTCAAAAGTCTGGACTAGCTGAAGTTCATCATCATAAAAAG gataATAAACGGCAAATACTTGTTAAAGAATCACTCTTAACAGAGGATGTTGATGGCAGAGAAATAAAAGCCAGAAGCTGGCCTCAATCACAAGGAGATGATGGTTCTAAGGGAGGTTTGAGTGCAAGCAACAGTTTGGAGCAG agaaATCACAGAATTACCAAGCCAGAAATGAAAGCTTCTGTTCAACAGCTTGCTTCTCGCGCTGCTTCTAGAGCCATGTCTGAAGCTGCCAAAAACGTAACACCTCCAACTACAGCTTATCAGTTTGAGGTCTCCTGGAGAGCATTTTCAGGTGATCTTGCTCTGCAGGCTCGTCTATTAAAG GCTATATCTCCCCATGAATTGCCGAAAATATTCAAAAATGCCTTGTCTTCTACCATACTAATTGAGATCATCAAGTGTCTTGCATCTCTTTTCAC TGAGGACATGGATCTGGTTGTCAGTTATTTGGAGCATTTGACCAAGGTACCAAGATTTGATGTGATTGTAATGTGCCTTTCATCAACAAATAAGGATG ACATACGCAAGATCTGGGATGAAGTGTTCAGCGGTGAGGCAACACCAATAGAGTATGCAGAGATTCTGGACAACCTTCAATCAAAGTTCGGCCTTGGACAGTGA
- the LOC100808255 gene encoding RNA polymerase II-associated protein 3 isoform X4: MDFHGFLNDLQDWEFSRKDKARPQKENASSSRITGSVGVEKASKGDTISFDNARNSPGQYDLSRINHLHSSFVPEDVPDAASEKDLGNEFFKQKKFKEARDCYSRSIALSPTAVAYANRAMANIKLRRFQEAEDDCTEALNLDDRYIKAYSRRATARKELGKIKESMDDAEFALRLEPNNQEIKKQYADAKSFYEKDILQKASGVLRSTVQGTQKVGKSEEKVNGDSIHPISRSTQKSGLAEVHHHKKDNKRQILVKESLLTEDVDGREIKARSWPQSQGDDGSKGGLSASNSLEQRNHRITKPEMKASVQQLASRAASRAMSEAAKNVTPPTTAYQFEVSWRAFSGDLALQARLLKAISPHELPKIFKNALSSTILIEIIKCLASLFTEDMDLVVSYLEHLTKVPRFDVIVMCLSSTNKDGLSI; encoded by the exons ATG GATTTCCATGGATTCCTAAACGACTTGcaggattgggaattttctagAAAGGATAAAGCACGACCACAAAAGGAAAAT GCTTCATCTTCTCGAATTACGGGATCTGTGGGTGTGGAGAAGGCATCAAAAGGAGATACCATTTCTTTTGATAATGCAAGAAATTCTCCAGGACAGTATGATTTATCAAGAATTAATCATTTGCATAGTAGTTTTGTTCCTGAAGATGTTCCTGATGCTGCTTCCGAGAAAGACCTG GGTAACGAGTTTTTCAAGCAGAAAAAGTTTAAGGAAGCTAGAGACTGCTATTCAAGGAGCATTGCCTTATCACCAACAGCTGTAGCATATGCAAATAGGGCAATGGCCAATATCAAGCTCAGAAG ATTCCAAGAGGCTGAGGATGACTGCACAGAGGCCTTAAATCTTGATGATCGTTACATAAAAGCATACTCACGAAGAGCAACAGCTAGAAAAGAACttggaaaaattaaagaatcaatGGACG ATGCTGAATTTGCCTTGAGGTTGGAACCAAACAATCAAGAAATCAAGAAACAGTATGCTGATGCTAAGTCTTTCTATGAGAAA GATATTCTTCAGAAAGCATCAGGGGTTCTGAGAAGCACTGTACAGGGAACTCAAAAAGTGGGAAAGTCAGAGGAAAAAGTTAATGGAGACAGCATCCACCCCATTTCACGTAGTACTCAAAAGTCTGGACTAGCTGAAGTTCATCATCATAAAAAG gataATAAACGGCAAATACTTGTTAAAGAATCACTCTTAACAGAGGATGTTGATGGCAGAGAAATAAAAGCCAGAAGCTGGCCTCAATCACAAGGAGATGATGGTTCTAAGGGAGGTTTGAGTGCAAGCAACAGTTTGGAGCAG agaaATCACAGAATTACCAAGCCAGAAATGAAAGCTTCTGTTCAACAGCTTGCTTCTCGCGCTGCTTCTAGAGCCATGTCTGAAGCTGCCAAAAACGTAACACCTCCAACTACAGCTTATCAGTTTGAGGTCTCCTGGAGAGCATTTTCAGGTGATCTTGCTCTGCAGGCTCGTCTATTAAAG GCTATATCTCCCCATGAATTGCCGAAAATATTCAAAAATGCCTTGTCTTCTACCATACTAATTGAGATCATCAAGTGTCTTGCATCTCTTTTCAC TGAGGACATGGATCTGGTTGTCAGTTATTTGGAGCATTTGACCAAGGTACCAAGATTTGATGTGATTGTAATGTGCCTTTCATCAACAAATAAGGATG GTTTGTCAATCTGA
- the LOC100808255 gene encoding RNA polymerase II-associated protein 3 isoform X3, with product MLASSSRITGSVGVEKASKGDTISFDNARNSPGQYDLSRINHLHSSFVPEDVPDAASEKDLGNEFFKQKKFKEARDCYSRSIALSPTAVAYANRAMANIKLRRFQEAEDDCTEALNLDDRYIKAYSRRATARKELGKIKESMDDAEFALRLEPNNQEIKKQYADAKSFYEKDILQKASGVLRSTVQGTQKVGKSEEKVNGDSIHPISRSTQKSGLAEVHHHKKDNKRQILVKESLLTEDVDGREIKARSWPQSQGDDGSKGGLSASNSLEQRNHRITKPEMKASVQQLASRAASRAMSEAAKNVTPPTTAYQFEVSWRAFSGDLALQARLLKAISPHELPKIFKNALSSTILIEIIKCLASLFTEDMDLVVSYLEHLTKVPRFDVIVMCLSSTNKDDIRKIWDEVFSGEATPIEYAEILDNLQSKFGLGQ from the exons ATGTTG GCTTCATCTTCTCGAATTACGGGATCTGTGGGTGTGGAGAAGGCATCAAAAGGAGATACCATTTCTTTTGATAATGCAAGAAATTCTCCAGGACAGTATGATTTATCAAGAATTAATCATTTGCATAGTAGTTTTGTTCCTGAAGATGTTCCTGATGCTGCTTCCGAGAAAGACCTG GGTAACGAGTTTTTCAAGCAGAAAAAGTTTAAGGAAGCTAGAGACTGCTATTCAAGGAGCATTGCCTTATCACCAACAGCTGTAGCATATGCAAATAGGGCAATGGCCAATATCAAGCTCAGAAG ATTCCAAGAGGCTGAGGATGACTGCACAGAGGCCTTAAATCTTGATGATCGTTACATAAAAGCATACTCACGAAGAGCAACAGCTAGAAAAGAACttggaaaaattaaagaatcaatGGACG ATGCTGAATTTGCCTTGAGGTTGGAACCAAACAATCAAGAAATCAAGAAACAGTATGCTGATGCTAAGTCTTTCTATGAGAAA GATATTCTTCAGAAAGCATCAGGGGTTCTGAGAAGCACTGTACAGGGAACTCAAAAAGTGGGAAAGTCAGAGGAAAAAGTTAATGGAGACAGCATCCACCCCATTTCACGTAGTACTCAAAAGTCTGGACTAGCTGAAGTTCATCATCATAAAAAG gataATAAACGGCAAATACTTGTTAAAGAATCACTCTTAACAGAGGATGTTGATGGCAGAGAAATAAAAGCCAGAAGCTGGCCTCAATCACAAGGAGATGATGGTTCTAAGGGAGGTTTGAGTGCAAGCAACAGTTTGGAGCAG agaaATCACAGAATTACCAAGCCAGAAATGAAAGCTTCTGTTCAACAGCTTGCTTCTCGCGCTGCTTCTAGAGCCATGTCTGAAGCTGCCAAAAACGTAACACCTCCAACTACAGCTTATCAGTTTGAGGTCTCCTGGAGAGCATTTTCAGGTGATCTTGCTCTGCAGGCTCGTCTATTAAAG GCTATATCTCCCCATGAATTGCCGAAAATATTCAAAAATGCCTTGTCTTCTACCATACTAATTGAGATCATCAAGTGTCTTGCATCTCTTTTCAC TGAGGACATGGATCTGGTTGTCAGTTATTTGGAGCATTTGACCAAGGTACCAAGATTTGATGTGATTGTAATGTGCCTTTCATCAACAAATAAGGATG ACATACGCAAGATCTGGGATGAAGTGTTCAGCGGTGAGGCAACACCAATAGAGTATGCAGAGATTCTGGACAACCTTCAATCAAAGTTCGGCCTTGGACAGTGA